One genomic region from Salvia hispanica cultivar TCC Black 2014 chromosome 2, UniMelb_Shisp_WGS_1.0, whole genome shotgun sequence encodes:
- the LOC125206689 gene encoding F-box protein At1g47340-like → MGRNFFQILPSELTSNILSRLPFRSVAISKCVCKSWLNLLNSDYFEIKFPPTLVTLKWKPSRCKIFEIEDKGEADLESHDLHYAPLTDFKTPLGITPMECTAANGLLLLHPQYYTDNRVYICNPLTCEYIRLVCPINYALLEDPLPFDFCVSKISGKYKVVYVARNNESDYFQVYTLGKWRRVQAPVPDLKFYSYGHAECNGNLHWVGDDLVQPSFLICVFDVETECFSFFSPPPDLPGDEELLVFKDCLCICYPQDYEIVI, encoded by the coding sequence ATGGGGCGTAATTTCTTCCAAATTCTGCCATCGGAATTAACGTCCAACATCCTCTCACGCCTCCCATTCCGAAGCGTTGCAATCAGCAAATGCGTTTGCAAATCATGGCTCAATCTGCTCAATTCCGACTACTTCGAAATAAAATTCCCGCCCACCCTAGTTACTTTAAAGTGGAAACCATCTCGTTGCAAGATTTTCGAAATCGAAGACAAAGGCGAAGCCGATTTGGAGAGCCACGATCTTCACTATGCTCCGCTCACAGATTTCAAAACCCCTCTCGGAATCACACCAATGGAATGCACAGCTGCTAATGGACTGCTGCTTCTTCACCCACAATATTATACTGATAATCGTGTTTACATATGCAATCCTCTCACTTGTGAATATATCAGGCTCGTCTGTCCAATAAATTACGCCTTACTCGAGGATCCGCttccttttgatttttgtgtgAGCAAAATAAGTGGCAAGTATAAGGTGGTTTATGTGGCTCGGAATAATGAATCCGACTATTTTCAAGTATACACCCTCGGGAAGTGGAGGCGTGTCCAAGCCCCAGTTCCTGACTTGAAATTCTACTCATATGGGCACGCTGAATGTAATGGCAACCTCCATTGGGTAGGAGATGATTTGGTTCAACCCTCCTTTCTGATTTGTGTTTTTGATGTTGAAACTGAATGTTTTAGCTTCTTCTCTCCTCCTCCCGATCTTCCTGGAGATGAAGAGTTGTTGGTTTTTAAGGACTGCCTATGTATTTGTTATCCACAAGACTACGAAATCGTAATCTAG
- the LOC125206690 gene encoding LRR receptor-like serine/threonine-protein kinase GSO2 — protein METSSPPFSLVLVLLTLTSVTLITSSSPFSNSTTDQDALLSFKSAINLESGSILVSNWSTNASICSWTGVSCSLDHQRVTALNFSGFLLHGTISPHLGNLTFLQSLDMSSNNFTGSIPSELSNIQTLQTLNLASNQLVGGLPSAVFTNMSMLVEINLMFNNLSGELPSDICSNTPKLKILLLSGNKIVGKIPKSIYKCREMEDLGISSNKLNGNIPTEIGNLTKLTKLSMYSNNLEGEIPSSIFNISSLEFVYLGDNILTTSIPIFSSLTRLQRLYLDSNLIGSIPKEIGYLTSLQHLILSENNLTGHIPKQIGNLTMLRTLSIDSNNLTGELPEELGNLKNITLIQAYMNALSGSIPHSILNLSTLSVLSLQLNQLSGSLPPNIGLSLVNLEELHLSSNRLTGEIPTTISNASMLTYLQLNDNSFTGSIPHFDNLRSLLVLRLWGNNLTGADSPDQELTFLSSLTNCPNLEYLELSDNPRMNGVLPPSVGNLSASLINFLASNCSIQGVIPSAFGNLSNLQTLDLSTNNLTGFIPATMGKLKQLWKLNLYNNRLGGYIPRDLCLMSKLMNLGLHGNMLVGPIPECLGEVKSLRMVMMSSNKLSSTLPSEIFGLADLIFLDLSSNNLSGQLPYIGRLKTINQLDLSSNEFSGSIPESIGGCESLVYLNLSKNTFNGSIPQSVGEAKGLSKLDLSYNHLSGSIPESLGKLKLEKLNMSYNDLEGEIPDEGCFSEFDAQSFLNNFREQVLLVRQISLVKEASVKSSKQH, from the exons ATGGAGACCTCTTCCCCTCCCTTCTCTCTCGTTCTCGTGCTCTTGACATTAACCAGCGTTACACTGATCACCTCCTCCTCCCCGTTTTCCAACTCAACTACTGATCAAGACGCTCTCCTTTCCTTCAAAAGCGCCATCAATTTGGAGTCCGGTTCCATCCTGGTCAGCAACTGGTCGACCAATGCTTCCATCTGTAGCTGGACTGGCGTTTCATGCAGCCTCGACCACCAAAGGGTCACGGCCCTCAATTTCTCCGGCTTCCTCCTCCACGGAACCATCTCTCCACATCTTGGAAACTTAACGTTCCTTCAGTCTCTGGACATGAGCTCCAACAATTTCACAGGTTCCATACCCTCAGAGCTGTCCAACATCCAAACGCTGCAGACTTTGAACTTAGCGAGTAATCAGCTCGTGGGAGGTCTACCGAGTGCAGTCTTCACCAACATGTCTATGCTGGTAGAGATCAACCTCATGTTTAACAACCTATCGGGCGAGCTCCCAAGTGATATATGCAGCAATACTCCGAAACTCAAGATATTACTTCTGAGCGGAAATAAAATTGTTGGAAAAATCCCGAAGAGTATATACAAGTGCAGAGAGATGGAAGATTTGGGAATATCCTCTAACAAACTCAATGGCAACATACCAACTGAAATTGGGAACTTGACGAAGCTTACCAAATTAAGCATGTATTCTAACAATTTGGAGG GAGAAATTCCTTCATCTATCTTCAACATTTCTTCTCTGGAATTTGTGTACCTTGGTGACAACATTCTTACTACAAGTATCCCCATTTTCAGCAGTTTAACCAGGCTTCAAAGATTGTATCTTGACAGCAACTTGATTG GTAGCATACCCAAAGAAATTGGATATCTCACCTCCTTGCAGCATCTAATACTTAGTGAAAACAACTTGACAG GTCACATACCAAAGCAAATTGGGAACCTTACTATGCTGAGAACGTTATCTATTGATTCCAACAATTTGACAG GTGAACTGCCGGAAGAGCTTGGTAATCTCAAAAACATCACACTTATTCAAGCATACATGAATGCTTTGAGTGGTTCCATCCCACATTCCATACTTAATCTCTCAACATTGTCGGTATTATCTCTTCAGTTAAATCAACTTTCCGGCAGTCTTCCTCCAAACATAGGCCTCTCACTTGTCAATCTCGAAGAGCTACATTTATCTTCCAATAGACTCACAGGAGAAATCCCAACCACTATCAGCAATGCTTCCATGCTTACTTATTTGCAGTTGAATGATAACTCATTCACTGGCTCCATTCCCCACTTTGATAACTTAAGGTCACTCCTGGTCCTTCGACTTTGGGGAAATAATCTGACAGGAGCTGACTCTCCGGATCAAGAACTCACATTTCTCTCTTCCCTAACTAACTGCCCAAATTTGGAGTACTTGGAGTTATCTGATAATCCGCGGATGAATGGTGTCCTCCCGCCTTCGGTTGGGAATTTATCTGCTTCTCTCATCAATTTTCTAGCATCTAACTGCAGCATCCAAGGAGTTATTCCTTCTGCTTTTGGAAATTTGAGCAATTTACAAACTTTGGATTTATCTACAAATAATCTCACAGGATTCATCCCGGCAACAATGGGGAAGTTGAAGCAACTGTGGAAGTTAAACCTCTATAATAACCGGCTGGGCGGATATATCCCTCGTGATCTTTGTCTAATGAGTAAATTGATGAACTTGGGATTGCATGGCAACATGCTTGTAGGTCCGATACCGGAATGTTTGGGGGAAGTTAAATCTCTAAGAATGGTCATGATGAGCTCGAACAAGCTGAGTTCCACTCTCCCTTCGGAAATCTTTGGTCTTGCAGACCTCATATTTTTGGACTTGTCTTCGAACAATCTGAGTGGTCAACTTCCGTATATTGGAAGGTTGAAGACTATTAACCAGTTAGACTTATCCTCTAACGAGTTTTCAGGTTCTATTCCTGAATCAATTGGCGGATGTGAGTCACTTGTATACCTAAATTTGTCGAAAAATACGTTTAATGGTTCCATCCCTCAGTCAGTGGGAGAGGCCAAAGGATTGAGTAAATTGGATCTGTCCTATAATCACCTGTCTGGTTCGATACCCGAGTCGCTTGGAAAGCTCAAGCTTGAGAAGTTGAATATGTCTTATAATGATCTGGAAGGAGAAATACCAGATGAAGGTTGTTTTTCTGAGTTTGATGCTCAGTCATTTCTCAACAACTTCAGGGAACAAGTTCTTTTAGTGAGACAAATCTCCTTGGTAAAGGAAGCATCGGTAAAGTCCTCAAAGCAACACTAG
- the LOC125203122 gene encoding glucan endo-1,3-beta-glucosidase, acidic-like, which translates to MASTDNHLKLTVLLLGLLFVTSLHLTAGQVGTFFGRLGTNLPGPAATVTLYQQNNIRRMRLFDPHAPTLRALSGTNIRLMMGVSHSDLRDLANCPQAATVWVRQNILRFPNVTFRYIIVGNEIDPNSELGPFVFPAMQNVYRAIRAAGQGGRVQVSTSIQISLLSQWSPPQAAAFKCSVNWFIRPILEFMRDTRAPMHINVFPFYAYLNDRRNINLSFALLQPNSGVVLGGVYYDNLFYVIHDAFIASMTKILAAASPLSLQQTPEMKSGMKVSGTTGISSGGKHAAPPPKPSIPFERNTTALSDGPINTVNNARTYINNLMRVVRTGTPMRPGQPIETFIFAMFDENLRPGPEYERHFGIFLPNSQPKFPFRFR; encoded by the coding sequence CTGGCCAGGTTGGCACTTTCTTCGGACGGCTGGGCACCAACTTGCCCGGCCCGGCCGCAACCGTGACCCTGTACCAACAGAATAACATCCGCAGGATGCGTCTCTTCGACCCCCACGCCCCGACTCTCCGGGCCCTCAGCGGAACCAACATCCGTCTCATGATGGGCGTATCCCACTCCGACCTACGCGATCTCGCCAACTGCCCCCAGGCGGCGACCGTCTGGGTCCGCCAAAACATACTCCGCTTCCCGAACGTCACGTTCCGCTACATCATTGTCGGGAACGAGATTGACCCCAATTCTGAGCTGGGGCCGTTCGTGTTCCCGGCCATGCAGAACGTGTACCGCGCGATCCGCGCGGCCGGGCAGGGAGGCCGCGTCCAAGTCTCGACGTCCATCCAGATAAGCCTCCTGAGCCAGTGGAGCCCGCCTCAGGCGGCCGCGTTCAAGTGCAGCGTGAACTGGTTCATCCGGCCGATCCTCGAGTTCATGAGGGACACCAGAGCCCCAATGCATATCAACGTGTTCCCGTTCTACGCCTACCTCAACGACCGGAGGAACATCAACCTCTCCTTCGCGCTTCTGCAGCCCAACAGCGGTGTCGTTCTCGGCGGCGTGTACTACGACAACCTCTTCTACGTGATCCACGACGCCTTCATTGCCTCCATGACCAAGATCCTTGCGGCAGCATCGCCATTATCCCTTCAACAAACACCTGAAATGAAGTCTGGGATGAAGGTTTCGGGAACGACTGGTATTTCGTCAGGTGGGAAACACGCGGCACCTCCACCGAAACCAAGCATTCCATTCGAGCGCAACACAACAGCGCTCAGCGATGGACCGATCAACACGGTTAACAACGCGAGAACCTACATCAACAATTTGATGCGCGTGGTGAGGACTGGAACGCCAATGAGGCCTGGCCAGCCGATAGAGACGTTCATATTTGCTATGTTCGATGAGAACCTGAGGCCCGGCCCGGAGTACGAGAGGCATTTCGGGATCTTCCTTCCCAACAGCCAGCCAAAGTTCCCATTCCGATTCCGGTGA
- the LOC125203123 gene encoding probable LRR receptor-like serine/threonine-protein kinase At3g47570 encodes MPNGSLEKWLHSDKNCLDLVQRLQVAIDVALALEYLHHDHTYPVIHCDIKPSNVLLDADMTAHVGDFGIAKLFDHDEAVVHTIARGTIGYAAPEFGSEGTVSTMGDVYCYYGILLLETFTSKKPTDDMFNGEMSIKEWVGKALNENAISVVVASVLVSIEDGQFSAKLECVTSVFELAMKCLAFLPHERINMKQVVAALQKIKAKFTVEDMQKKHRR; translated from the exons ATGCCGAATGGAAGCTTGGAGAAATGGCTGCATTCGGACAAGAATTGTCTTGATCTGGTGCAAAGACTACAAGTAGCAATAGATGTGGCGTTAGCTTTGGAATATCTTCATCATGACCATACATACCCTGTCATTCACTGTGATATAAAGCCAAGCAATGTGTTGCTTGATGCAGATATGACTGCTCATGTTGGGGACTTTGGTATCGCCAAGCTCTTTGACCACGACGAGGCTGTAGTTCACACTATAGCCAGGGGAACTATTGGTTATGCAGCACCAG AGTTTGGATCAGAAGGAACGGTATCTACAATGGGAGATGTATACTGTTATTATGGGATACTGTTGTTGGAGACGTTTACAAGCAAGAAACCGACAGATGATATGTTCAATGGAGAAATGAGCATAAAGGAGTGGGTGGGTAAAGCATTAAACGAAAATGCAATAAGCGTAGTTGTGGCCTCTGTTTTGGTATCAATAGAAGATGGACAATTCTCTGCAAAGTTAGAATGTGTGACATCTGTTTTTGAACTGGCGATGAAATGTTTGGCCTTTTTACCACATGAAAGAATCAACATGAAGCAAGTAGTAGCTGCTCTACAGAAGATCAAAGCAAAGTTTACAGTGGAAGATATGCAGAAGAAGCATCGCAGGTGA